In Artemia franciscana chromosome 8, ASM3288406v1, whole genome shotgun sequence, a genomic segment contains:
- the LOC136029959 gene encoding GATA zinc finger domain-containing protein 14-like — protein MRPLVKTREWEKQRRDRLNEGFSCLSKEIPELATAENVSKLKILQTAVTYIQRLRSLISESTQEGGQGFGKCNCPNILKNDKGIQVDVRAILNHERDSSVKRFVRSEPGLRPLRNDNAQIIVNTPSASVVILSSSEQSKIPMGRQIFPKFMLQHSKVSPSKTPRLPIKRKLSISRSSKPSKKRKTSTSKTNLQGNMTDKSVSTPLVLKEKASQPDASDNNATKNDVPEHNFSISNVLQQEPSKSQNSAPNEVSAETNQTDEVPNDPNHQPVEAVSTKSEVTTSNQSIYTYPSCYYASSKPESTYLAQTYSNYYDTSFNGYPGYPCDNTNFLNYTNVCNVNSNNGTEFSKDRVVDNRSAEARKSAEQLPIEPPIAMSTVRNSNDKEPHITELVNATPASISRNVVENFKANPDNAQQTARLVDKFSGSDQQDKKSAASNKEKMQLNIREVHDAIPQVVTQKMDTNTGSVLGANNQKTSLCQANMISHAIGNLLEKTTNQSAEALGKSRSNIDDTKYVSTTNKKSDSTAQDTNQQSFNVKEQENANLCNYYASNRVEDSNAFSNSVKQQGISSAHKSASDYQTSNSIGLDFPYGGFHNYAQQDISNARVLHFDAKCQKSQRILSVSQLVEQPKNRDNNLKTGTDKQDKHSLTGSSAFLGNIPPKTAIPQTNLKPTLPVTTATVTTVSSNSYTRPENHLKQGYSDSDRNRSYKSYTRGYCAYSAEALINQDYTGSEQFRSQQNYSQWHNNQQYFHNTGQNYNKTQGFNDNSNYQQFQFSDQAFYPSPHQIGNFHQDLSNMPSFEAAGDTSTFFQYDSNRSNCGDKSKTKEQNTRSSDQHLNNYYADSSTTMTVPLPSFSSILDDVSFANSGLNQTEQKPSKVKPSSSKPEKSVSSQTAVTWSNSMSTITFSGDDSKKNKKESKQNNSNSKKSTGSWNTFGQAYQSAGTSNFNMSNIIPEIRYSNPARPSHEVGNFQFNADYGVSFPSELPSGYVTHQNIHMGHSIPPNFKPMDFNFPSVVPSAASFTVPHASVNFKQSKQ, from the exons ATGCGTCCTCTGGT GAAAACAAGGGAATgggaaaaacaaagaagagaCAGGCTAAATGAAGGTTTTTCGTGCCTTTCAAAAGAAATTCCAGAACTAGCAACAGCTGAAAATGTcagtaagctaaaaatacttcagacTGCAGTCACGTATATTCAAAGACTAAGAAGTCTGATTTCAGAGTCTACTCAAGAAGGTGGCCAAG GTTTTGGGAAGTGCAACTGCCCTAACATACTAAAAAACGACAAAGGGATACAAGTTGATGTACGTGCGATACTAAACCATGAAAGAGATTCAAGCGTTAAGAGATTTGTTAGAAGTGAACCTGGCCTAAGACCACTGCGAAACGACAATGCACAAATTATTGTCAATACGCCAAGTGCGTCTGTTGTTATTCTTTCTTCGAGCGAACAGTCGAAAATTCCTATGGGTcgacaaatttttccaaaatttatgctTCAACATTCAAAAGTGTCACCTTCAAAAACACCAAGACTGCcgattaaaagaaaactatcaATATCCAGGAGTTCCAAACCgtcaaagaaaaggaaaacaagtACCTCTAAAACTAACCTTCAGGGTAACATGACTGATAAATCTGTGTCCACACCTTTGGTTTTGAAGGAAAAGGCATCCCAACCGGATGCAAGTGATAATAATGCAACCAAAAACGACGTACCTGAGCATAACTTCTCAATTTCAAATGTATTACAGCAAGAACCTTCTAAATCTCAGAATTCTGCTCCAAACGAAGTATCTGCAGAAACAAATCAAACTGATGAAGTTCCTAATGATCCTAATCATCAGCCAGTTGAAGCTGTTTCGACTAAAAGTGAAGTGACAACTTCCAATCAATCCATTTACACATATCCCTCTTGCTATTACGCGTCTTCAAAGCCTGAATCGACATATTTAGCTCAGACATATTCAAATTATTATGATACATCTTTTAATGGCTATCCTGGGTACCCATGTGACAATACCAACTTCTTAAATTATACCAATGTTTGTAATGTAAACAGCAATAACGGGACTGAATTTTCAAAAGACCGGGTGGTGGATAACAGGTCAGCAGAGGCAAGAAAAAGTGCTGAACAATTACCTATAGAGCCTCCCATCGCTATGTCAACAGTGCGGAATTCCAACGACAAAGAGCCTCATATTACCGAACTTGTAAATGCCACTCCGGCAAGTATCTCACGCAATgttgttgaaaattttaaggCCAACCCAGATAATGCACAACAAACTGCCCGTTTGGTTGACAAATTCTCTGGCTCAGATCAACAGGACAAGAAGAGCGCTGCatctaacaaagaaaaaatgcaGCTGAATATTAGGGAGGTTCATGATGCAATACCCCAAGTAGTAACTCAAAAAATGGATACAAATACTGGTAGTGTCTTAGGAGCTAATAATCAAAAAACTTCCCTTTGTCAAGCCAATATGATATCACATGCAATAGGAAACTTACTAGAAAAAACAACGAATCAAAGTGCAGAGGCTCTCGGAAAGTCAAGATCTAATATCGATGATACAAAATATGTTTCAACTACTAACAAAAAAAGTGACTCAACCGCACAGGATACAAATCAGCAGTCTTTTAACGTAAAAGAACAAGAGAATGCAAATTTATGTAACTATTATGCAAGTAATCGGGTGGAAGATTCAAACGCTTTTTCCAATTCCGTAAAGCAGCAAGGGATTTCTTCAGCTCATAAAAGTGCCTCCGACTATCAAACAAGCAACAGCATTGGCCTGGATTTTCCTTATGGAGGATTTCATAATTATGCTCAGCAAGATATTTCCAACGCCAGAGTACTACACTTTGACGCAAAATGTCAGAAATCACAACGGATTCTGTCTGTGAGCCAGTTGGTCGAACAACCCAAGAATAGAGATAACAACTTGAAGACGGGTACAGACAAGCAAGACAAACATAGCTTGACTGGGAGTAGTGCTTTTTTAGGAAATATACCGCCCAAAACAGCAATACCGCAAACTAATTTGAAACCAACTCTTCCTGTGACAACTGCTACTGTCACTACTGTTTCTAGCAACTCTTATACAAGGCCAGAAAATCATTTAAAACAGGGATATTCTGATTCTGATAGAAATCGTTCTTATAAATCCTACACCAGAGGCTACTGTGCATATTCAGCTGAAGCACTTATCAATCAAGATTATACAGGATCAGAACAATTCAGAAGTCAACAAAATTATTCGCAGTGGCATAATAATCAGCAATATTTTCACAACACGGGACAAAACTATAATAAAACACAGGGATTTAATGACAATAGCAATTATCAACAATTTCAGTTCTCTGATCAAGCATTTTACCCAAGTCCACATCAAATTGGTAATTTTCATCAGGATTTGAGTAATATGCCCAGTTTTGAAGCGGCCGGGGACACAAGCACATTCTTTCAGTATGACAGTAATCGATCAAACTGTGGTgataaaagtaaaaccaaagAGCAAAATACAAGATCCAGTGATCAGCATTTGAACAACTATTATGCTGACAGCAGCACTACAATGACGGTACCTTTGCCTAGTTTCTCTTCTATACTTGATGATGTTTCATTTGCAAATAGTGGGTTAAATCAAACAGAACAGAAACCTAGCAAGGTGAAGCCTAGTTCTTCAAAGCCAGAAAAATCAGTATCAAGCCAAACTGCTGTTACTTGGTCGAATAGTATGTCAACAATAACCTTTAGCGGGGATGATAGCAAGAAGAATAAGAAAGAATCCAAGCAGAATAATAGCAATAGTAAAAAGTCGACAGGCTCTTGGAATACCTTTGGCCAAGCCTATCAGTCTGCTGGAACTTCAAACTTCAATATGAGTAATATCATACCTGAGATCCGGTATTCA AATCCAGCAAGACCATCGCACGAAGTGGGAAACTTCCAATTTAATGCAGATTACGGAGTGAGTTTTCCGTCGGAACTGCCTTCTGGCTATGTTACTCACCAGAATATCCACATGGGACATTCAATTCCCCCAAACTTCAAACCC atgGATTTCAACTTTCCCTCTGTTGTTCCTTCTGCAGCATCATTTACTGTACCTCATGCTTCTGTCAACTTCAAGCAGTCAAAGCAGTAA
- the LOC136029960 gene encoding beta-1,3-galactosyltransferase 6-like, which translates to MLYKWRIWMISICFVFATSTFICLTLMPNTIEMEGRNNEKQIFLAILVISRAENFHHRQTIRETWGRNLNENISLYFVVSAGPGIDDEKRKHNDLLVLGNIEDTYELLTSKTLGAFSSILENTSFEYLLKCDDDSYVFIDKLINLLAKQPSKKLYLGYFKGNAHVQRKGAWKEKDWNLCDRYLPYAQGGGYLLSKDLVEYIVKNSDLLKKYKSEDVSVGAWLAPLDINKVHDIRFNTEWRSRGCSNSDVITHKQSPTMMLKMFQNLNAIGYPCSTEIKERQAYEYNWTVLPSHCCNNFI; encoded by the coding sequence ATGCTGTATAAATGGAGGATTTGGATGATAAGCATTTGTTTCGTTTTTGCTACCAGTACATTTATCTGCTTGACTTTAATGCCAAACACTATTGAAATGGAAGGTAGAAATAATGAGAAACAGATATTCTTGGCAATTTTGGTAATAAGCAGGGCTGAAAATTTTCACCACAGACAGACTATAAGAGAAACCTGGGGTcgaaatttgaatgaaaatatttcTCTATACTTTGTTGTATCAGCAGGGCCTGGCATTGACGATGAAAAACGAAAACATAATGACTTGTTAGTTCTGGGTAATATTGAAGACACATATGAATTATTAACAAGCAAAACTTTAGGGgctttttcatcaattttagaaaatacatcTTTCGAATACCTTCTGAAATGCGATGATGACTCATACGTTTTCATTGATAAACTTATCAATCTCTTAGCAAAGCAGCCCAGTAAAAAATTGTACCTCGGATATTTCAAAGGTAATGCTCATGTCCAAAGAAAAGGCGCCTGGAAGGAAAAGGACTGGAACTTGTGTGATAGGTACTTACCATATGCTCAAGGTGGTGGTTACCTACTTTCCAAGGATTTAGTAGAATATATTGTTAAAAATTCAgaccttttaaaaaaatacaaaagtgaAGATGTGTCTGTGGGAGCATGGCTTGCACCTTTAGACATCAATAAAGTGCATGATATTCGGTTCAACACGGAGTGGAGATCACGAGGGTGTTCAAATAGTGACGTAATTACTCATAAGCAATCACCAACTATGATGCTGAAGATGTTTCAAAACCTCAATGCAATTGGATATCCATgttcaacagaaattaaagaacGACAAGCCTATGAATATAATTGGACTGTCCTGCCTAGTCATTGTTgtaacaattttatttga